In Angustibacter sp. Root456, the genomic window GCTCTACCAGCTGAGCTACAGGCCCTGACGCCGGCGGACCGGCGGTGACGTCCGCTCAGAGAGCGGCGATGGCGTCACGGTACGCGTTCGGGTCGCGCGCCTCACCCATGCCGTTCACGACGCTCCAGCGCAGCCGGCCGTCGGTGCCGACGAGGAACGTGCCGCGCACGGACGACCCGGTGGTCGAGTTGAAGACGCCGTAGGCGCTCGCGGTGGCGCCGTGCGGCCAGAAGTCCGAGAGCAGCGGGAACGAGTACTTCTGGTCCTCGGCCCAGGCGCGCAGTGCGTGCACCGGGTCGCAGGAGA contains:
- a CDS encoding peroxiredoxin, translated to MSNEPEVTLSVGDVAPDFTLRNQYGEQVTLSSFQGERAVLLVFYPFAFSGICTGELCEIRDDLSAFENDDVQVLAISCDPVHALRAWAEDQKYSFPLLSDFWPHGATASAYGVFNSTTGSSVRGTFLVGTDGRLRWSVVNGMGEARDPNAYRDAIAAL